In Colletotrichum destructivum chromosome 1, complete sequence, the sequence AGGCGCCTGGGCTCGCGCACTGCTACGGCGGAGCGAGCGGGCCGCCGACGGGGCTCTTCTCGCAGCTGCGCGACTGGGTCGAGAACGGCGCAGCCCCTCCCGAGCGGACGCCGGTGAGggtggccgtcgtcgacgaggaggcggcgaagacgacgacgcacGAGAGGATACTGTGCGCGTACCcgcagacggcggcgttggacgGCGGCTGTGGCGACCCGTCGCGGACCGAGTGCTGGTCGTGTGCCGGCGAGGCGCGCGTCTCGTAGTGGTTGTGGCGGGGGGTTTGTACAGAAAAGGGGTTGTTTCCCAGGCCGGTCTACGAGTtcgggagaggagggggggattCGGTGTTTGACGTGTATTCTCGTCTTTCACCGTCTCTCCGTGTAGCTGGTTTGACATGTGGTCAATGTCGTCATCTAGGCCATGAAACCCATCCTTTGCCCTGACCACTTCGATGTTAAAACAACGGCGGTCCTCTCCAGGCGTCGTGTAGAATTTGGCTAGGTGAAACGGCGTCAAGGTGACCGGGACTGTCTCGAGTGAGAACTCCGGGGCAATCGTCCACAGCCGCAGCAGTCCCTCGCCCACTGAACTGAGGCAGGGTCGTAGAGTAAATCAACAACATCCCATGAATTCCCTCTGGCGCGGAAGCTCAAGGTGACTCTTCCGATAAGACCTGACGTGGAATTAGACTCCCCAATGGCCCACCTCGAGAAAATACCGCCGGTCTGGGCCCGGCCCCTTGctctctccatctcgctTCCCGCTGATCTTTCCGCAATGGCGGTAAGGTGGAAGATAGAGAGAGATAGGCAAGTAAGGCAAACGTACCAGGCATGAGGCACGGAGGATGAGACCAAGTTTCAGCCCTACATGgatcgtcatcgtcatcggcggggTGAGGTGTGTGGCGTTACGCCAAGGACAAGCGAGAACGACGCATccaggagagggagaagatcATCCCTCTCTCCACCATGTCATCCGCACGCGTTCCCAGGGGCGGGGGCAAAACGGGAATGAGGGGCACGAGATTTGGTTCAAGAGACGTAGTAGGTGTGCGTCGGCGGATCCGATATGCATGATGTGTCTTTTGTTGCATTTCGGGAACCCCTttggaagagagaaagagacgcCCGTCGTGCTATCTACCGTTCGAGGTGCTATATGACGGCAGCGTACCCGACCCGTTCCGACAAATATCTTCATCCGTTCTGTGCCCTCCGTCTCATTTCCTTCGTATCGTGAAATCGTTATGGTGTTTTTTGGTTTGGAATGCATGTGGATATCAAAATCTCGGGTCCCGGCGAATAAATGGCGCAGAtccaaggaagagagagggggggagggagggagggttcGAAGAGAAACGAAACCTAAAGAAAAGGCGGAAGAAGACTAGGTCCAAATGACCCGCGACGCTCGCAAGCACGCCGGTCGTTGTTCTGCGGGTGATCGTCCTCCTTTTGAGCTCTCACCTCTCTCCAGGGAGAATGTGCCTTTCACCGAGTCCCTGTCTATCTGAAATGAGCAATGGGAAATTTCCCCTTCATCATGCGCTGTCGTCCTGTACAAATCCGGCTTGCATCCTCCAACCCCTCACCCCCTTAGGGAATCCGTCCCACTGCGTTCTGTGGCTCACAAGAAAGGACGACGGGGGTAGCTAACGCcttcgacggcggcgttgtcgacGAACCAGCTGACgcggtcgccggcgccctcgttgACGAGGGCGCAGGGCAGACCGTCGCCGTGCTCAAAGATGCGCTTCATGATGTCcttcttgccggcgccggtggcgacgaaggcgatcTTGACGGCATGGTTGACGACGGGCAGGGTGAGGGTGATGCGCTTGGGAGGGGGCTTGGGCGAGTCCTCGATGGGGGCGACCCAGGCGGTGGTCTCGCGCAGCAGCTCGTGGCCGGGGAACAGGCTGCAGGTGTGGCCGTCGGGGCCGGagccgagcagcaggaggTCAAAGATGGGCAGGCGCACGCTGTCGCGACTGGCGAAGCTGGTGACGAGCGTCTTCTCGTACTGGTCGGCCAGCTCCTGGGTGTCGTTCAGGTAGGTGGTGTCGATGGGGTGGACGGTCGGGGCACCCTGGTCGGCGGGGATCTTATCGAgcagctccttcttgaggaGGGCGTAGTTGGAGTCGTCGTGGTCGAGGGGCACGGCacgctcgtcggcgaagaagatctCCCACTTGGCAAAGTGGACTTGGTCGTCGGGgccggaggagggcgccAGGAGGGCCTGGGCCAGAGTCTTGGGCAGGGAgccgcccgagacggcgaCCTTGAAGGCGCCGTGACGGCTCAGGCCGGCATTCTGGGCCTGGATGACGTAGGATCGCAGGGCGGgcgcgaggtcgtcgaccgAAGGGTACGCGAAGAGGTTCGGCTGTTTGTTGCTCATGGTGGGGTAGGGATGGAGAGAGCAAGTGAGATAGGTGTGTGAGTGTAGAAGAGAAGCGGGAGAGTCGGGAGCCGGGAGTCGGAAGTTCGTGTGTGATGAGGTtgtgagagagggagggagggggagggggaggggggaaagaggaaaaaaagaaaagaaaaaaaaaaaggcacAAGGAAAATCGGGTTTGGTTGTTACAACCGGTGCAGAAAGAGGGGTGGTCCGAAAGTTGGAGAAGGCGAGCTGCGCGAGTCTCCGTACTTGGGGCGCCGTATGTAGCCTGTGTGCGCTTTCTGCGGGATGCGATTTAGGTGGATGGTGGGAGCAGCACGGAGTAAGattggtaggtaggtaggtaggtaggtgaaCGGAGTAATAGATAGCGTACGGCGGTTCAGATGAAGGATAGACAGAGAGCACGGGAAAGCAGGTAATAAGGGCCGAAGAGATGGGGCCGGTCAATTGGATCAACCGCCGAGCGGCAGGATGGAGTCGTGGATGTTTCCAGACGACTGGAAATgtgggaaaagaagaagaaaagcacAGGGAACAAATCAAAACAAATAACGATAGTGGGGTCAAAGTGGGAtgctttggggggggggggggggcggatgTGGTGTATTTTGTCCCTTTGTCttcgttttcttctcttctttcgtTTCCTCTTCGTCATTTTTTCAAACTTATTTTGCGTCTGATTCGAGACACACGGTCCAGAGCTCGGGTGCTCTCCGAGTCGAAACAGTGTACTCAGATTGGCCGTCGCTTGG encodes:
- a CDS encoding Putative glucosamine/galactosamine-6-phosphate isomerase, nagB/RpiA transferase; protein product: MSNKQPNLFAYPSVDDLAPALRSYVIQAQNAGLSRHGAFKVAVSGGSLPKTLAQALLAPSSGPDDQVHFAKWEIFFADERAVPLDHDDSNYALLKKELLDKIPADQGAPTVHPIDTTYLNDTQELADQYEKTLVTSFASRDSVRLPIFDLLLLGSGPDGHTCSLFPGHELLRETTAWVAPIEDSPKPPPKRITLTLPVVNHAVKIAFVATGAGKKDIMKRIFEHGDGLPCALVNEGAGDRVSWFVDNAAVEGVSYPRRPFL